A genome region from Cucumis sativus cultivar 9930 chromosome 4, Cucumber_9930_V3, whole genome shotgun sequence includes the following:
- the LOC101209158 gene encoding probable 2-oxoglutarate-dependent dioxygenase AOP1, producing MDSESSLKLPLIDFSNLESGGPKWELAKAQVKEALEEFGCFEASFDKVPVEVRKGLFEALEELFNLPLETKLRNVSQKPFHGYVGQYPMAPLFESMGVDDSTIPQKVQDFTNILWPQGNPTFSKVMETYSQQLAELDEMVRRMVLESLGVEKYLEEHLESTNYLLRVMKYKGTESNYETKIGLHSHTDKNIVTILYQNHVQGLQVKTKDGKWINFQPSPDSFVAMIGDSFHAWTNGRLHSPYHRVMMSGEEVRYSAGLFSIPKAGYIVKAPEELVDEQHPLLFNPFDHVQFLQFYYTEAGQKAQSALKTYCGAT from the exons ATGGATAGTGAATCCTCTCTTAAGCTTCCCCTAATTGATTTCTCCAATTTAGAATCAGGGGGTCCTAAGTGGGAGTTGGCAAAAGCACAAGTGAAGGAAGCACTTGAGGAATTTGGTTGCTTTGAAGCCTCATTTGACAAAGTGCCTGTTGAGGTCAGAAAGGGTTTGTTTGAAGCACTTGAAGAGCTTTTCAACCTTCCTTTGGAAACCAAATTGAGAAATGTTTCTCAAAAGCCCTTCCATGGCTATGTTGGACAGTACCCAATGGCTCCACTTTTTGAAAGTATGGGTGTGGATGATTCCACCATACCTCAAAAGGTCCAAGACTTCACCAATATCTTGTGGCCTCAAGGAAACCCAACCTTTAG CAAAGTGATGGAAACCTATTCACAACAATTAGCAGAACTAGACGAGATGGTGAGAAGAATGGTTTTGGAGAGTTTGGGAGTTGAAAAGTATTTGGAGGAACATTTGGAGTCAACAAACTATCTTCTTAGAGTGATGAAATACAAAGGGACTGAAAGCaattatgaaacaaaaattgggCTTCATTCCCACACTGATAAGAACATTGTAACCATTTTATATCAAAACCATGTTCAAGGTTTACAGGTAAAAACCAAAGATGGGAAATGGATTAACTTTCAACCTTCCCCAGACTCCTTTGTTGCAATGATTGGAGATTCCTTCCAT GCATGGACAAATGGGAGATTGCATTCTCCATATCATAGAGTGATGATGAGTGGAGAAGAAGTGAGGTACTCAGCTGGGTTATTCTCAATCCCAAAGGCAGGCTACATAGTGAAAGCACCAGAAGAGCTTGTAGATGAACAACATCCTTTGCTCTTCAATCCATTTGATCATGTTCAATTTCTTCAGTTCTACTATACAGAAGCTGGCCAAAAAGCTCAATCTGCCCTCAAAACTTATTGTGGTGCAACTTAG
- the LOC101216523 gene encoding stemmadenine O-acetyltransferase isoform X1: MMQLEIVSKETIKPLFSTPPELKLHHLCLFDRHAPYLYLHFLYFYQNSSHSKLLKHSLSKALTFYYPFAGRLKDDCSIDCNDMGATILEARLRCPMSEFMNVYNLRHDEALKLVCFDDMNDGSKDQRYNPLLCVQLTRFECGGEVLCVFLSHKLADASTFTNFMNHWASLSRTGDHDMPLLPPPRFDAGSLFEAATVDDVLGEGSKIVKREKNLVSKRMVFKASKIAALKATVCDKVENPSRVQILAAFIYKAAISASKSTLSIHHSRTPITNYLLRIAINLRTRLIPPMPATLSGNIISFFLTSATTTAEQKEIELSSLLSDMKRNMKEFCNKYPRNYKAEEWSSLYKLHIKESMERMNNPEDQIVYACSSWCRFPFYDADFGWGKPVWITTPTILSKNVIILMDAKDGEGIEAFVSLEEEEMAVFEQNEELLSYCELES; encoded by the exons ATGATGCAACTTGAAATAGTTTCCAAAGAAACCATAAAGCCTTTGTTTTCAACTCCACCAGAGCTTAAGCTTCACCACCTTTGCTTGTTTGATCGCCATGCCCCTTACCTCtatctccattttctttatttctatcAAAATAGCTCCCACTCCAAGTTGTTGAAGCACAGCCTTTCTAAAGCCTTGACTTTCTATTACCCTTTCGCAGGACGACTCAAGGACGACTGCTCCATCGACTGCAACGACATGGGTGCCACCATTTTAGAAGCAAGACTCCGGTGTCCAATGTCGGAATTTATGAACGTCTACAATCTGCGGCACGACGAAGCTTTGAAGTTGGTTTGTTTTGATGATATGAATGATGGATCAAAAGACCAAAGATACAATCCTTTGTTGTGTGTTCAGTTGACTAGATTTGAATGTGGAGGAGAAGTACTTTGTGTGTTCTTGTCCCACAAACTTGCAGATGCTTCCACATTTACCAACTTCATGAACCATTGGGCCTCCCTTTCCCGCACTGGTGACCACGACATGCCACTGTTGCCGCCTCCTCGATTTGACGCTGGGAGTTTATTTGAAGCAGCCACAGTCGACGATGTACTAG GAGAAGGttcaaaaattgtaaaacGAGAGAAAAACTTAGTGTCGAAAAGAATGGTGTTCAAGGCTTCAAAGATTGCAGCTCTTAAAGCTACGGTTTGTGATAAAGTGGAGAATCCAAGTCGTGTACAAATTCTTGCTGCTTTCATCTACAAAGCTGCAATTTCTGCATCAAAATCAACTCTATCGATTCATCATTCCAGAACTCCCATCACAAACTATTTGCTACGTATCGCAATAAACTTGCGCACCCGACTCATTCCCCCAATGCCTGCTACTTTATCAG GCAACATAATCTCATTCTTCTTGACGTCGGCAACGACGACAGCGGAGCAGAAAGAAATAGAGCTATCAAGTTTGTTGAGCGACATgaagagaaacatgaaagagTTCTGCAACAAATATCCAAGAAATTACAAGGCCGAAGAATGGTCTTCACTTTACAAGTTGCATATAAAAGAATCAATGGAGAGGATGAACAATCCGGAGGATCAAATTGTGTATGCATGCAGTAGTTGGTGCAGATTTCCATTTTACGATGCTGATTTTGGGTGGGGAAAGCCTGTATGGATCACTACGCCTACTATTTTGAGTAAGAATGTGATTATATTGATGGATGCCAAAGATGGTGAGGGAATTGAAGCATTTGTGAGTCTAGAGGAGGAGGAAATGGCAGTGTTTGAGCAAAATGAGGAGCTTCTTTCCTACTGTGAACTCGAAAGTTAA
- the LOC101216762 gene encoding acylsugar acyltransferase 3, protein MYIHLLYFYYNHNISSGCSRQLLKDSLSKALTFYYPFAGHLRDDGNSINCNDVGAIVSEAKLRCPMSEFMNNFNLEREEILKLTLSDDINGKEKRLNPLFCVQLTQFECGGEVMYVLCSHEVADLAFIARSSREGNNPPTLICPPQFNGASFFPPKLEGGGELNSRTERQYENGVSSKRFVFKGSKIASLKGMVCEKVENPTRVQILTAFIYKAAVSAKESVTGLLTLVWINFKLKIKGNVAATILLQIINLRNRVDPPLPATLSGNVISWFIGLSRMPEKKEMELWNLVGETKRNFEEFCKTFPTNYRAEEWGLLHKLHAKESMEDRMINQEDHNLYTCSSWCKFPIYEADFGRGKPVWITVPEFPWKNMILLMDSKDGEGIEAIVSLDKKEMEVFLQNQQLLSFCELITSTSNAFLDYREIKSNQIIHHDY, encoded by the exons ATGTATATACATCTTCTCTATTTCTACTACAACCACAATATAAGCTCCGGCTGCAGCCGGCAGCTGCTGAAAGATAGCCTCTCAAAGGccttgactttttactatccTTTTGCCGGCCACCTTAGAGACGATGGTAACTCCATCAACTGCAACGACGTGGGTGCAATTGTTTCAGAGGCAAAGCTCCGGTGTCCCATGTCAGAATTTATGAACAACTTCAATTTAGAACGTGAAGAGATTTTGAAGTTGACTCTTTCGGATGACAtcaatggaaaagaaaaaagattgaatCCTTTGTTTTGTGTTCAGTTGACTCAATTTGAATGTGGAGGAGAAGTGATGTATGTATTGTGTTCTCACGAAGTTGCGGATTTG GCTTTCATTGCTCGTAGCTCCCGCGAAGGCAATAATCCACCGACCCTGATTTGCCCTCCTCAGTTTAATGGGGCTAGTTTTTTCCCTCCGAAGTTAGAAGGCGGCGGGGAATTAAATTCAAGAACAGAAAGACAATATGAAAATGGTGTTAGTTCGAAGAGATTTGTGTTTAAGGGTTCAAAGATTGCAAGTCTTAAAGGTATGGTTTGTGAAAAAGTGGAGAATCCAACTAGAGTTCAGATTCTCACTGCCTTCATCTACAAAGCTGCTGTTTCAGCAAAGGAATCAGTCACAGGTTTGTTAACTTTAGTTTGgatcaactttaaattaaa AATCAAAGGCAATGTGGCAGCAACAATTCTACTTCAAATCATCAACTTACGAAACAGAGTGGATCCGCCATTGCCGGCGACATTATCAGGAAATGTAATCTCTTGGTTCATAGGATTGTCGAGGATGCCGGAGAAGAAGGAAATGGAGCTATGGAACTTAGTGGGTGAGACGAAGAGAAACTTTGAAGAGTTCTGCAAAACGTTTCCAACAAATTACAGAGCTGAAGAATGGGGTTTGCTTCACAAATTACATGCCAAAGAATCAATGGAAGACAGGATGATAAATCAAGAGGATCATAATTTGTATACATGTAGTAGTTGGTGTAAATTTCCAATTTACGAAGCGGATTTTGGAAGGGGGAAACCTGTATGGATCACTGTACCTGAGTTTCCATGGAAGaatatgattttgttgatGGATTCCAAAGATGGTGAAGGGATTGAGGCCATAGTCAGCTTAGACAAGAAGGAAATGGAGGTTTTTCTGCAAAATCAACAGCTTCTCTCATTTTGTGAACTCATAACTTCCACCTCAAATGCTTTTCTAGATTACAGggaaatcaaatcaaatcaaatcatacACCATGATTATTGA
- the LOC101208915 gene encoding bifunctional protein FolD 2, whose protein sequence is MGHTKLCTDVPISRQTQSDCPNPSPSTYSHACINSLIIHNQSFSISASLLHAIATGSCKFNSEVVTIFFFSPAKMASESDHKATIIDGKKIAQTVRSEITEEVNKLSQKYGKIPGLAVVIVGNRKDSLTYVNMKRKACLEVGIKSFEIDLPEQVSEAELISKVHELNANPEVHGILVQLPLPNHINEEKVLSEISIEKDVDGFHPLNIGKLAMKGRDPLFLPCTPKGCIELLSRSGISIRGKKAVVMGRSNIVGLPVSLLLLKADATVTIVHSRSVDPESVIREADIIIAAAGQAQMIKGSWIKPGAAVIDVGTNAVDDPTKKSGYRLVGDVDFQEACKVAGWITPVPGGVGPMTVAMLLRNTLDGAKRVIEQ, encoded by the exons ATGGGCCACACAAAATTGTGCACGGACGTACCCATTTCTCGCCAAACACAGTCAGATTGCCCAAATCCAAGCCCATCCACCTATTCCCATGCCTGCATCAACTCACTGATTATACACAATCAATCCTTCTCAATTTCAGCTTCTCTATTACATGCCATTGCCACTGGCAGCTGCAAATTCAATTCGGAAGTAgtaaccattttcttcttctcaccTGCAAAAATGGCGTCCGAATCCGACCACAAGGCTACAATCATCGACGGCAAAAAGATTGCACAAACTGTCAGATCTGAAATCACGGAGGAAGTGAACAAACTCTCTCAGAAATATGGAAAG ATTCCAGGACTGGCGGTGGTGATTGTGGGGAATAGAAAAGATTCGCTTACCTATGTAAATATGAAGAGGAAGGCGTGCCTGGAAGTAGGGATCAAGTCTTTTGAGATTGATCTTCCTGAGCAAGTGTCTGAGGCTGAATTGATCAGCAAAGTTCACGAGCTTAATGCCAATCCTGAAGTGCATG GGATATTGGTTCAGCTTCCTTTGCCGAACCACATAAATGAAGAGAAAGTTCTATCTGAAATTAGCATTGAGAAGGATGTAGATGGCTTTCATCCTCTGAACATTGGGAAGCTTGCAATGAAAGGCAGAGATCCCTTGTTCCTACCTTGCACTCCGAAG GGGTGTATTGAACTGCTATCGCGAAGTGGAATAAGCATCAGAGGCAAGAAAGCAGTTGTAATGGGGCGAAGCAACATTGTTGGATTACCAGTTTCATTGTTGCTTCTTAAAGCAGATGCAACTGTGACAATCGTCCATTCACGTTCCGTCGATCCAGAAAGTGTTATCCGCGAAGCAGACATTATAATTGCTGCAGCAGGACAGGCACAAATG ATCAAGGGGAGTTGGATTAAACCAGGTGCTGCAGTTATCGATGTCGGTACAAATGCAGTTGATGATCCAACCAAGAAGTCAGGCTACCGGCTGGTCGGTGATGTAGATTTCCAGGAAGCTTGTAAAGTAGCTGGTTGGATAACTCCGGTTCCGGGTGGCGTAGGTCCTATGACCGTTGCCATGCTGCTTAGGAATACTCTGGATGGGGCTAAGCGTGTGATCGAGCAGTGA
- the LOC101216523 gene encoding stemmadenine O-acetyltransferase isoform X2: MMQLEIVSKETIKPLFSTPPELKLHHLCLFDRHAPYLYLHFLYFYQNSSHSKLLKHSLSKALTFYYPFAGRLKDDCSIDCNDMGATILEARLRCPMSEFMNVYNLRHDEALKLVCFDDMNDGSKDQRYNPLLCVQLTRFECGGEVLCVFLSHKLADASTFTNFMNHWASLSRTGDHDMPLLPPPRFDAGSLFEAATVDDVLGSKIVKREKNLVSKRMVFKASKIAALKATVCDKVENPSRVQILAAFIYKAAISASKSTLSIHHSRTPITNYLLRIAINLRTRLIPPMPATLSGNIISFFLTSATTTAEQKEIELSSLLSDMKRNMKEFCNKYPRNYKAEEWSSLYKLHIKESMERMNNPEDQIVYACSSWCRFPFYDADFGWGKPVWITTPTILSKNVIILMDAKDGEGIEAFVSLEEEEMAVFEQNEELLSYCELES, translated from the exons ATGATGCAACTTGAAATAGTTTCCAAAGAAACCATAAAGCCTTTGTTTTCAACTCCACCAGAGCTTAAGCTTCACCACCTTTGCTTGTTTGATCGCCATGCCCCTTACCTCtatctccattttctttatttctatcAAAATAGCTCCCACTCCAAGTTGTTGAAGCACAGCCTTTCTAAAGCCTTGACTTTCTATTACCCTTTCGCAGGACGACTCAAGGACGACTGCTCCATCGACTGCAACGACATGGGTGCCACCATTTTAGAAGCAAGACTCCGGTGTCCAATGTCGGAATTTATGAACGTCTACAATCTGCGGCACGACGAAGCTTTGAAGTTGGTTTGTTTTGATGATATGAATGATGGATCAAAAGACCAAAGATACAATCCTTTGTTGTGTGTTCAGTTGACTAGATTTGAATGTGGAGGAGAAGTACTTTGTGTGTTCTTGTCCCACAAACTTGCAGATGCTTCCACATTTACCAACTTCATGAACCATTGGGCCTCCCTTTCCCGCACTGGTGACCACGACATGCCACTGTTGCCGCCTCCTCGATTTGACGCTGGGAGTTTATTTGAAGCAGCCACAGTCGACGATGTACTAG GttcaaaaattgtaaaacGAGAGAAAAACTTAGTGTCGAAAAGAATGGTGTTCAAGGCTTCAAAGATTGCAGCTCTTAAAGCTACGGTTTGTGATAAAGTGGAGAATCCAAGTCGTGTACAAATTCTTGCTGCTTTCATCTACAAAGCTGCAATTTCTGCATCAAAATCAACTCTATCGATTCATCATTCCAGAACTCCCATCACAAACTATTTGCTACGTATCGCAATAAACTTGCGCACCCGACTCATTCCCCCAATGCCTGCTACTTTATCAG GCAACATAATCTCATTCTTCTTGACGTCGGCAACGACGACAGCGGAGCAGAAAGAAATAGAGCTATCAAGTTTGTTGAGCGACATgaagagaaacatgaaagagTTCTGCAACAAATATCCAAGAAATTACAAGGCCGAAGAATGGTCTTCACTTTACAAGTTGCATATAAAAGAATCAATGGAGAGGATGAACAATCCGGAGGATCAAATTGTGTATGCATGCAGTAGTTGGTGCAGATTTCCATTTTACGATGCTGATTTTGGGTGGGGAAAGCCTGTATGGATCACTACGCCTACTATTTTGAGTAAGAATGTGATTATATTGATGGATGCCAAAGATGGTGAGGGAATTGAAGCATTTGTGAGTCTAGAGGAGGAGGAAATGGCAGTGTTTGAGCAAAATGAGGAGCTTCTTTCCTACTGTGAACTCGAAAGTTAA